A stretch of Coraliomargarita sinensis DNA encodes these proteins:
- a CDS encoding PEGA domain-containing protein → MKNFLPLLTILTSVTFFSGCEHMRTGVPQEVVILSFPTEASVYINGEAAGITPMTLELPRKMNHEIRLEKLGYNPAVKYFTPVPNEKSKNFVRFGLQEDLGYYVDLEPGKMKAKMRSELVPSSTGADPFEKMAIQALKADAKLEAGEITPLEHKYIIEQIIEFFESQG, encoded by the coding sequence ATGAAAAATTTCTTACCCCTACTCACTATTCTGACATCTGTGACCTTTTTCAGCGGTTGCGAGCACATGCGTACGGGTGTGCCGCAAGAGGTCGTTATCTTATCCTTCCCGACTGAGGCCAGTGTTTACATTAACGGAGAGGCTGCCGGTATTACTCCGATGACCTTGGAACTGCCCCGTAAGATGAATCACGAGATCCGGCTCGAGAAGCTCGGTTACAATCCGGCAGTTAAATACTTTACGCCGGTGCCCAACGAAAAATCGAAGAATTTCGTACGTTTTGGTTTGCAGGAAGACCTCGGCTATTATGTCGACCTCGAGCCCGGAAAGATGAAAGCCAAAATGCGTAGCGAGCTTGTGCCCAGTTCCACCGGGGCAGATCCATTTGAGAAAATGGCCATCCAAGCTCTCAAAGCTGATGCGAAGCTTGAGGCGGGTGAAATCACTCCGCTCGAACACAAATACATTATCGAGCAGATCATTGAGTTTTTTGAGTCGCAAGGTTAG
- the gcvH gene encoding glycine cleavage system protein GcvH codes for MSNIPADLLYTKDHEWVKVHDDGTATVGITDYAQESLGDITFVEFPQDGESFTSGDTFGVVESVKAASDLFMPVDAEVIEINEDVDASPELLNQEPYEGGWLLKIKLQNPEQLDELLKADAYESIV; via the coding sequence ATGAGTAACATTCCAGCTGATCTCCTCTATACGAAAGACCACGAGTGGGTAAAAGTCCACGATGACGGCACCGCCACAGTCGGGATTACCGATTACGCTCAGGAAAGTCTCGGCGACATCACATTTGTTGAGTTTCCCCAGGATGGAGAGTCCTTTACTTCCGGTGATACGTTTGGCGTGGTGGAGTCGGTCAAGGCCGCTTCCGACCTTTTTATGCCAGTGGATGCCGAGGTGATTGAAATCAATGAGGACGTGGATGCCTCGCCGGAACTTCTGAATCAGGAACCCTACGAGGGAGGCTGGCTGTTGAAAATCAAGCTTCAGAATCCGGAGCAACTGGATGAACTTCTGAAAGCGGATGCCTACGAGAGCATCGTTTAG